TCTTTCTTGGCGATGCGACCGACCCCCGTCTCGCTTTCCCCCTCGCCGTCCTCGTCGTCGAGCGGGACCGTGACGACCTGCCGGTTGAACGTGTAGATCTCGTACTCCGGCCGGCCGGTCTCGAAGTTCGACACCTGGATGACCGGGCGCGCGAGGTCCTCCGCGGTGAGCCCCGCGGGCACCTTCACCTCCGTCGTCACGTCGTAGACGGTGTGGACCTCGCCGGCCTCGATGTACACGACGGTGTCGACGATCTGGGGGATCATTCCCAGCTCGACACGACCGACGAGCCGCTGGAGCGCGTCGATGGCGCGGGAGGCGTGGACGACGCCGACCATGCCGACCCCGGCCATCCGCATGTCCGAGAACACCTCGAAGTCGTTCGTCTTCCGCACCTCGTCGTAGATGGTGTAGTCGGGGCGGACCAAGAGGAGGGAGTCGGCCGTGTTCTCCATTTCGCCGCCGAGCGCGCCGTACTGGGTGATCTCCGGGCCGACCTGGAGGTCGCGCGGCTTCTCCATCGTCTTCACCGCGTAGTCGTTCTCGTTTAAGAACTCCGCGACCGCCTGCGCGAACGTCGACTTCCCGGCGCCGGGCGACCCGGAGATGAGCACGCCGCGCTTCCGCTCTTTGAACCGCTCGCGGAGCTCGTCGGCGAACTCGTAGTCGTCGAGCGTCGTCTTCGCGATCGGTCGGACTGCCGTGATCTCGATCCCGTCCGCGAACGGCGGCCGCGCGACCGCGATCCGGTAGTTCCGGAACTGGACGATGTCCATGCCGTCGTCGGCGAGCTCGATGAACCCCTCGTTGGACTGGCGCGCCAGGTCGACGATCGCGGTCGCCCACTCGTCCATCTGCTCCTCGCTCGTCGGCTCCTCGTCGATGACCTCGTACCGCATCTCGCCGAGGCTCCCGCGCTTCGCCTTCGGCTTCGTCCCCGTCTTGAGGTGGACCGACATCGTCTCGTCGGTGAAAAAGTCCTGAATCGGGAGCTCGTCGACGACGCCGCGGGCGACCGGCTCGACGTACTCGACGTCGACCCCCTTCGCGCGGGCGACCTCCGCCTGCACCACGTCGCTGGAGAGGAGCGTGGCGCCGTGGTCGACGGCGAGGTCCCGGATCAGGGCGTCGACGTCGCCCTCGTGGGCGTGCGAGCGAGCGTCGCCGCCGGCGCGCTCGCCGACGTACCGCAGCTCGATCGTCCCCTCGTCGGCGAGGTCGGCGAGGCGCTTGAGCTCGCTCAGACCGTCCCACCCCGATTCGAGCCCGTCGTTCGCCTGCGACTCCAGCTCGCCGACGACGGCCTCGGGGACGAGCACCGTCGCCCCCTCGTAGGTCCCGTCCGCGACGCGTTCGGACACGCGGCCGTCGACGACCGCACTGGTGTCCGGTACTACGTTCATACCGCCGTTCCGGGCGGGAGCGGTATAAGCGTGTTCGACCCGGCCGGCACCCCCGTCCGCGGGGTCGAAACCGCTCCGCGACCGACGCGACGCAGACGAGAGAAGCGACCGACTGCGACCGTCGCGCCGCGGCCCCTCAGTCGTCGGCCGCCGCCCGCGACCCCCGTTCCGCCCGAAGCCGCCGGGCGTACTCGGTGAAGTTGTCGAACAGGCCCTTCACCTCGCAGGCGGCGTCGTGCGCCGCCGGGGTGATCGCCTCGAGGACGGCGTCGACCCGCGCGTCGCCGAGCCGCTCCCGTTTCCCCTCGGTGACCTCCCGAGCGGTGTCGACGTCGTACTCCGGGTGGAACTGCACGCCCCAGCAGTGGCCGTCGCGGAAGGCGTGGACGCCGTGGTCGTTCTCGGCGAGCAGCGTCGCGCTCGGCGGGAGCTCGACCACCGCGTCGCCGTGGGTGGTGAACGCGGTGAACTCCTCGCTCACCCCGTCGAACAGCTCGTCGTCGCCGCGTCGGCGCACCGAATTATACCCGATCTCGAAGCCGTCCATTCCCGCCACGCGTCCGCCGAGCGCCTCGGCGAGCACCTGGTGGCCGTAACAGACGCCGAGCACCGGGACGCCGGCCGCCGCGGCGTCCGCGACGTAGTCGACGAGCGCGGGGATCCACGCCTCGTCCCAGTAGACGGACGACCGCGAGCCGGTGACCACCACGCCGTCGAAGTCGGTGTGTTCGGGGAGGTTCCCCTCGGTCGCGTCGAACTCGACGAGGTCGGCGTCGAGCTCCCGCCGGAAGTTCCGCCGGGTGTCGGCGCCGTCGTGGGCCGCGTTCAGCAGGGCGAACCGAAGCCGTGTCATTGACCCCACCGAGGCGCGACGGACGCAAAACGGTTGCGGCGACGGGAAGCGCTACCGGCGTCGGGGAGGGCACGGTCGGGGGCACCCGGGAACGCGGCCGGGCGCGGTTGCGACGCTCGGAGAGCCGGGCCGGATCCTACCCCGAGAACGGGTCGGCACCGTGCTCCGCGAGCCACCCGGCCAGCGCGTCGTTGACCGCGGCCGACGCCTCGACGCCGACGAGGTGGCGCGCGCCCTCGACCGCGCGGAGTTCGCCGCGAGGGAGCCCCTCGGCGAGTGTCTCCGACGCCGGTGCCGGGCACACGGTGTCGTCCGTCCCGTGGACGACGAGCGTCGGCGTCGTGACCTCGTAGAGCCGGTCAGCGACGTCGAACGACTCGACGGCCGCGCGGTGGGCCTCGAACGTCTCGCGGCCGGCGTCCTCCGCGAGCCGCCACTCTGCGATCCGCCGGATCGCGTCGGGGTGCGTCTCGCGGAAGTCGACGGAGAGCAATCCGTGGAGCGATCCCTCCACCGCCGCGGGGTCCGAGGGGTCGGCCCACACGGCGTCGGGTTTGAAGGCGTCGCCGGAGGGCGGCGTGCCGATGACCGTCAGGCTCGCCGGGCGCGAGGAGGCGAGCGCGGCCGCGAGCGCGACCATCCCGCCGAGCCCGTAGCCGACGAGGTGGGCGTTCCGGACTCCCTCAGCGGCGCACACCGCGTCGACGTCGGCGGCGAGGTCCGCGACCGCGTACGGGCCGGGCGGCGCGTCGGAGTCGCCGACGCCGCGCGTCTCGGGCGTGATCACCGTGTGCGGCCCCGCGAGCGCGGCGTGCTGCCAGCCGAACTGCCAGGCGCCGAGCCCGACGTCGCCGCAGAAGACCACCGCCTCGTCGGGGGCGCCGGCGTCGGGCGCGTCGACCTCGTAGCGGATCGAGACGCCGCCGTTGTTCGCGTGTGGCATGTTGGGGAGTATCGGGCGCGAGTGCGTCGCTCAGGCCTCCTGCAGGTTCCGAAGCACGTCCGGCGCCGCCGCGAGCGCGTCGTCGAGGGCGTCGACGTCGGGGCCCCCGCCCTGCGCGAAGTCCGGCGGTCCGCCGCCGCCGCCGCCGACGCGACCGGCGAGCTCGGCGACGACCTGGCCGGCGTTGACGTCGACGCCGTCCGGGACGCCGACGACGAAGCTCGCGGAGCCGTCGGCCCCGCTGCCGACGACCGCGACCTTCCCGTCCTCGACGTGGGCGTTCGCGGTCGCGCGCAGCTCGTCGGCGTCACCGTCGAGCCGCTGGATCACCGCCGTGGCGCCGCCTAAGTCGACCTCTTCGACGTCGGCGCCGCCGGAGGCCCGCGCGGCCGCGAGCTCCTCTTTCAGGGACTCGATCTCCTTGCCCCGCGCCTTCCACTCCTCGAAGAACCGCTCGGCCGTCTCGGGGACGTCGAGCGGGTCGACGTCGAGCACGTCGGCCGCGTCGTACAGCGCGTCCTCCGTGCGCTGGGTCGCCTCGATCGCCGCGCCGCCCGCGGCGAACACGATGCGCTCGACGCCGTCCTGCACCGGCTCCGTCTTCAGCACCTTCACCGCGCCGATCTCGCCGGTCCGATCGACGTGAGTGCCCGCACACGCCTGCACGTCGGCGTCGCCGACGTGGATCAGCCGGACGTTCGTTCCCGGCGGGACGCCGCCCTGGTAGAGGTCGAAGCCGTGTTCGGCCTCGGCCTCGTTGCGGTCGGGCCACTCCTGGCGCACGGGCACGTCGTCGCGGACGAGCTCGTTGGCGACGCGTTCGATCCGCTTGACGTCCTCCCGGGTGATCCGGTCGTAGTGGCGGACGTCGAGCCGCGAGGAGTCGATCCCCTTCTGCGCGCCGGCCTGCCGGACGTGCTCGCCGAGCACCTGGCGGGCAGCATGGCCGATCAGGTGCGTCGCCGTGTGGTGCGCGCGGAGCCGGTCGCGGCGCTCGCCGTCGACCTGCCCCCTGACGAACTCGCCCTTGCCGGGGTCGGCGTCGGTCCGGTGGAGCACGACGCCCGCCTCCTCCTGCACGTCGACGACGTCGACCGTCGTCTCGCCCACCGTGAGCTGCCCGCGGTCGGCGGGCTGGCCGCCGCCCTCGGGGTAGAACATCGTCTGATCGAGAACGACGTCGTACCCCTCCTCGCGCTCGAACACGTCGAGGACGACCGCCTCGAACTCGGTGCGGCCCTGGTCGTCGTAGAACAGCTTCTCCGTCTCCGGGAGGCTGCCGAGCCGCTCGTCGGCCTCGTCCCCGGCCTCGTCGGCGTCCGCCTCCTCGTGGCGGTCGGCGACGAGCGCGTAGAAGTCGTCCGGCACGTCGACGGTCGCGCCGCGCTCCTCGGCGATGTCGGCGACCATGTCCGGCTGGATCCCGTGGGAGTCGTACAGCTCCAAGAGCGTCTCGGTCGGGATCGGCTCGCCGGTGCCGGCGTACTCGTCGGCGAGCGACTCGACCTTTCGGGAGCCGCGCTCGAGCGTCTCCCGGTACTTCCGCTCCTCGGTGCGGACGATCTCGCGGATCGTGTCGCGGTTCTCGTAGCCGAGCCGCTCCGCCTGCATGTCGACGAGCTCGTCGAGGGGGGCGTCGACGTCGACCTCGTCGACGAGCCGCTTCGTCCGCCGGAGCACCATCCGGGCGAGGTAGCCCGTGCCGACGTTCGAGGGGACGATCCCGTCGCCGAACATGTACGCGAGCGTCCGCGAGTGGTCGGCGATCGCGTAGATGGATTCGAGGGGCTCGACGAGCTCGCGGAGGCGGTCGACGTCGACGTCGAGCCGGTCGGCGATCTCGCCGCGCGCGGCCTCCACGTCGTCGACGTCGTCGATGTCGAGCCGCCCGGAGAGCTTCGCGGCGCGGTGGACCAGCTTCCGTTCCTCCTCGGTGTGTTCGATCCCCGCGTTCTCCTTCAGGAACTCGATCGCGTCGGGGTACACCGCCTCGTAGACGGTCGCCGTCCCCTGGCTCATCCACGTCCACCGCTCTAACCCGTAGCCGGTGTCGACGATGTACGTGTCCATGAACGAGTACGTGTTCCCGTCTTTCATCTCGTACTCGCCGTCGGGGTCCCGCTCCATGCACATGAAGACGAGCGTCGCCAGCTCGGCGCCCTTGTAGATCACTTCGATCGCCGGCCCGGCGTTGCCGCCGCCGACCCACGGGTCCTCGATGTAGGTGATCTCATCCAGATCCGCGCCGAGGCTCTCGAACAGCTCGTCGCAGTAGGCGACCGTCTCGTCTTTCCAGTACACCTCGCCGTGGTAGGCGTACTCGTCCTCGTCGACCTCCTCGCGCGTGTTGAACGCGTGGTGGGCCATCATCTCGAACGCCATCGTGTGCCGGCCCGTCTTGCCGACGTTGTCGATGTCCTGCATCCGGATGCAGGGCTGCGAGATGGTGAGCGGGTTCGCCGGCGGCGGCGTCCGCCCCGAGGTGACGAGCGGCTGGAAGTCGTAGATCGACGCCTGCGTCAGGAGGACGTCGTCGCGCCAGCGGTTCGCCGCGACCGGGTACGGGTCGATCCGCTCGTGGTCGTGCTCCTCGAAGAAGGAGAGGAACGCCTCCCGCATCTCCGACAGCGAGTACGGCTCCGGAAAGCCGGGGTCGTCGATGAAGCTGTAGTCCTCACAGGGCGGCTCCCCGCAGAGCTCGCGGTCGCCGTCCCGGGTCCAGAAGTGCGCCCCACAGGAGGGACACTCCTTCCGGACGAACCCCTCCTCCTCGAAGTAATCGAGGCGGTACTCCGCTTCGAGATCGCTCATTAGGGGAACGTGACCCGTGTTCGTGCAAAAGGGTTCCGGGGTGGGTCGCGGCCGAGCGCTCGAATCCGACCGCGCCCGAGTCGCCCAGCCGGCCGCGCGCGTCCGAAACGACCTTAGGCCGCGCGCTCGCCTCTCCGGTATGGTCGAGAACGTCGTCTATCCCGCGTACTTCGACGCCGAGCGGTCGCGATCGGATGGCCGCCGCGTTCCGATGGACCTCGCGATCTCCGAGCCCACCGTCGACGAGATCGCCAAGGCGGTCCAGCAGGTGGGCTACGACGCGGTGATCGAACGCGACAAGACGTACTCCCGCGAGTTCGAGCCGCGGGGCGCGGTGGTCGTGCGCGGCACCGAAGACACCGCGAAGAACGACCTCGTGCAGGCGGTCGCCGCCTACCTCGGGGTTATGCGGGAGTGACGATGCGACGCGTCGGTACCGTCGTCCGCACCGCCGGCGGGCTCGCGATCGCCCGCGGCGACCGCGGCGAGGAGCCCCCCCGGATCGGCTCGGCGGTCGTCGACGAGTCGCTGTCGACGGTCGGCCGCGTCGTCGACGTGTTCGGTCCCGTCGACCGGCCGTACGTGGCGGTCACCCCGAACGACGGCGACGGCCTCGCCGCGCTCGTCGGCGGGAAGCTGTACGCGCGCTGACTCAGTCTCCGGCCGACGCCTCGCTCGTTCCGGCCGCCGCCTTCCCTTTCCCGGCCGACGCGCCTCCGTCGACGACGTCAAAGTCCGCCAGCGTCTTCGTCGAGCGGACGAGCCGCTCCGAGACCATCAGCTTCTCCGTGCGGTCCAGCCGCGCCCAGTCGAGTTCCGCGGGCGGCGACTCCTCGAACGCTCGGAACTGCTGAAACACCGCGTCGTTGACGAACCGCTCGAACGAGCCGCAGTTCGGACACGTCACCGAGAGATGCGACGTGTCGAACTCCCGGCTCACGGTGTGATCCAGACAGTTCAGACAGCGGTACGTTCGGGTCCTGCTCATACACAAACGAAGGCGCCGGACGCGGGAATACCTGCGGGTACCGGACGGACGGTTACTCGGAAAGAACGAAGAAGCGGGGAGGGAACCGCGAGGCCGCTAGAACAGCGCCGACGCGGCCGCTTCGGCGGTCTCGATGACCGGACCGAAGCCGGGCAACAGCAGCACCGTCGCGACCGCCGCGAAGACGACCGCGGCGTACAGCGCCGTCGGCCGCACGTCGATCGCGTCCAGCGCGGTCGGCGACGCGGGGTCGTCGATGAACAGCGCCTTCACGACCCGGCTGTAGTAGTACAGCGAGATCACGCTGTTGACGGCGCCGATCGCCGCCAGCCACAGGAAGCCGTTGTCGATGGCGCCCATGAACAGGAAGTACTTCGAGAAGAACCCGGCGAACGGCGGGAGCCCGGCCAGCGAGAACATGAACACGGCCATCGCCGTCGAGGCGACGGGCGCGCGCTCGGCCAGCCCGGCGTAGTCCTCGAAGGTCCGGCCGACGTCCCACCGCTCCGCCATCGCGACGAAGAGGAACGCGCCGGTGTTCATGAAGCCGTAGACGAGCAGGTGCGCCATCGCCGCGCCCATCACCGCGCCGTTGCCGCTCCCGTCCGCGGAGAGCGCCGCGACGCCGATGAGCGCGTAGCCCGCGTGACCGATCGAGGAGTACGCGAGCATCCGCTTGACCTCCTCTTGGACCGCCGCCGCGAAGTTGCCCAGCGTCATCGTCACGGCCGCGAGGATGCCGAATGCGAGCACCCAGTTGATGTTCGCGGAGAGCGACGCGCCGACCGGGAACGCCTCCGTGAACACGCGGAACGCGACCACGAAGCCGGCCGCCTTCGACGCCGACGAGAGGAACGCGCTCACGGGCGCGGGCGCGCCCTCGTACGCCTCCGGCGCCCAGAAGTGGAACGGGACGGAGGCGGTCTTGAACGCGACGCCGCCGAGGATCATCACGATCCCGAGGCCGGCGATCCCGCTGCGGCTGCCGATCCCGTCGGTGTCGGAGGCGATGTCGCCGAGTACCCCGGCGACCTCGCCGAGCATCAGCGATCCCGTGGCCGCGTACACCAGCGAAATGCCGAACAGGAAGATCGCCGAGGAGAGCGCGCCAACGAGGAAGTACTTCAGCCCCGCCTCGACGCTCCCGCGGTTCTGCTTGAGGAACGCGACGAGCACGTACGACGGCAGCGACACCATCTCTAAGGCGACGAACACGACCGCCAGCGAGTTCGCGACCGCGAGCAGCGACATGCCGGTCGCCGCGAACAGCGTCAGCGAGTAGAACGTCGCCGGGTTCGGGTGGTCGTGGAAGTAGTCGTGGGCCGCGACGACGACGAGCGACGTCACGGACGCGAAGATGGCGGTGAAGAACAGCGCCATGGTGTCCACCTTGACCGCGTCGGCGAACAGCAGGATCGCGCCGCCGGTGTCGCCGCTCCCCGTGCCGGAGGCGACGAACCAGACTGTCGCGGCCAGCGACGCCAGCGCGCCGAGTGCGCTCACGACCGCCATAGAGGTGTTCGACCGGGTGTCGGGGCGGAAGGTGTCGACGAGCAGCAGCGCGAGCCCGGTGAAGCCGAGCAGCAGCACCGGCAGCAGCGCCGTCACCTGCGGGAGCGTATTAACCATCGACGCTCACCCCCTCGACCACGGGAACGGCGGCGTCGCGGATCATCTCGAAGAAGATGTCCGGCGCGACGCCGAGGACGATGATCGCCACCAGAAGCACCGCGAGCGGGGCGACGTCGTGGAACGGCGCCGGACCCACGTCGTAGTCGGTCGCGAGCTCGAACGGCCCGAACAGCGTGCTCTGCATCGCCGACAGTAGGTAGCCGGCGACGATGACGATGCCGAACATCGCGAGCGCCGTGAACAGCGGCGCGTACGGGAGCGCCGGCGCGGAGAACGAGCCCACGAAGATGAAGAACTCGCCCGCGAAGCCGGCCATCAGGGGGAGCCCCATGTAGCCGAACGCGCCGGCGACGAGGATGCCGACCGTGACAGGCATCCGGTCGGCCATCCCGGCCATGTCGCCGACCATCCGCGTGTGAGTCGCGTTGTAGACGACGCCGACCGCCATGAACATCAGCCCCGAGATGAGGCCGTGCGCGACCATCTGGAACGTCGCGCCGCCGACGCCGTACTCGGTGAACACGATGAGTCCGAGGATGACGTACCCCATCGACGAGACGGAGGAGTAGGCGACGATGCGCTTGAGGTCCTTCTGCGCGAGCGCTAACATCGCGCCGTAGATGACGCTGATGACGGCGATCGCCGCGATCGGGATCGCGAGCGCGGACGCCTGCTCCGGGAGCATCGTGAAGTTGAACCGGAGCAGCGCGTACGTCCCCATCTTCAGGAGGACGCCCGCCAAGAGCACCGACACGGGCGTCGGCGCCTCGACGTGAGCGTCCGGCAGCCACGTGTGGAACGGGACGATCGGGACCTTCACCGCGAACCCGAGGAACATCGCGAGGAACGCGACCATCGCGATCCGGCCCGGAGAGATGCCGAACCACGTCTCGAGGCCGCCGTTCGCGATCGCCGCTGTGATCTCCGGGAGCGCGAACGAGCTCACGGAGTCGCCGAGCGCGAACACGAGGCTCATGAACCCGATGAACATCAGCAGCGACGCCGCGTTCGTGTAGACGAAGAACTTGATCGCTGCGTACTTCCGCCGGGGGCCGCCCCAGATGCCGATGAGGAAGTACATCGGAACGAGGACGGCCTCCCAGAAGACGAACCAGAGGAAGAAGTCCAGCGCGGTGAACACGCCGAGGAGGTTCGCCTCCATGAACAGCATGAGCCCGTAGAACTGGCTCTGCCGCAAGTCGATCGGCGTCCACGCGCTGAGGATCGCCAGCGGGACGAGGAACGTCGTCAACACGACGAGCGGGAGGCTGATGCCGTCCAGCCCGACGAACCACGAGACCGAGCGGCCGCCGACTTCCAGCCACTCGATCTGCGTTTGGTAGGCGATCTCGCCGCCCGTGAGGGCGTTGCCGGAGCCGTCGAAGCCGGACCAGAGGTATAACGACCCGAGGAACGGGATCAGGCTCAGCGCGAACGCGAGCCGACCCGCCCACTCGTTCGGCGAGAGCATCACGAGGAGCGCGCTCGCGAACGCGACCGCGATGAGCGCCTCGACTATCACAGGAACCACCCCCCGGTGGCGCCGAGCACGAGAATCAGCGCGACCAGCCCCAGCGTGAGCAGCGCGGCGTACTGCGAGACGACGCCGTTCTGCAGCTTCCGGATCCGGTCACCGCCGATGAGACTCACCGAGGAGACGCCGTTGACGACGCCGTCGACGATCCCCTGATCGAAGGTGTCGGCGCCGCCGGCGACGTCCTCGGTGCGATACGCGAGCCATACCTGCAGTTCGTCGAGGTAGTAGTTGTTGTACAGCACGTCTTTGATCCCGCCGAGTTTCGCCGTGTGCTCCGTCGGCGACGGAACGTTGTAGAGCCGCCACGCCACCAGCAGACCGGTCAGCGCCAGTCCGAGCGAGACGGCCGCACCGACGAGCACCGTGGCGACCTCGCCGCCGACGATGTACTCGCTACTGTACGGTCCGATGTCGCCGTAGTGGTGCGAGGAGAGCCCCTCGATGCCGCCCCACTCGTTGTCGAGCCAGCGGTGGAGCAGGTCGATCCCCTCGAGGCCGAGGACCTTCTGGACCGGCACCATGTTGATGAGACCGGTGACGACCGCGAGCGAGCCGAGGACCGCCAGCGGCCCCTTCACGTTCCAGCGAACGGGTTCGGGGTCGCGCGCGGTGTCGCTACGCGGCTCGCCGTGGAAGGTCAAGAACACCATCCGGAAGGTGTAGAAGGCGGTGACGGGGACCGCGAGCAGCCCCATCAGGTAGCCGCCGAACAGCAGCGGCTCGCCGGGCGCGTGGACGAGCGCCTCGTAGAGGATCTCGTCTTTCGACCAGAAGCCGGCGAACGGGAAGATGCCCGCGAGCGCCAGCGACCCGGCCAGGAAGGTGTAGTAGGTGACGGGCATCTTCGATTTGAGCCCGCCCATGTCCCACATGTCCTCGTTGTGGTGCATCGCGATGATCACCGCGCCCGCGCCGAGGAACAGCAGGGCCTTGAAGAACGCGTGCGTGGTCAGGTGGAACACCGCGGCCACGTAGCCGCCCGCGCCGAGCGCGAGCATCATGTAGCCGTACTGCGAGATGGTGGAGTACGCGAGCACCTGCTTCAGCTCGTCTTTGACGACGCCCATCGTCGCCGCGAACAGCGCGGTGAAGCCGCCGATGAAGGCGATCACCGCGAGCGTCGTCGGCGTCAGCGCGTAGAAGCCGTACATCCGCGCGACGAGGTAGACGCCGGCCGCGACCATGGTCGCGGCGTGGATCAGCGCGGAGACGGGCGTCGGGCCTTCCATCGCGTCGGGGAGCCACGTGTGCAGCGGGAACTGCGCCGACTTCCCGACGACGCCGCCCAGAACGAGCAGGCCGACGACGGTGAGCCACGTCTGCAGCTCGACGCCGCCGGGCGTCCACGCGACCGACCCCTCGCCGGCGAGCGCCGCCTCGGCGAGCGCCGGGAACGACTCCGGCCCGGCGAACTGCGCCGTACCGAACGTCCCGATGACGGCGACGACGCCGACGAGGAAGAAGTAGTCGCCGAAGCGGGTGACGAGGAACGCTTTCTTCGCCGCCGACGGCGGGCCGGGCTCACGGAAGTGGAACCCGATGAGCAGGTACGAGCAGAGCCCGACGAGCTCGAAGAACATGAACGCCATCAGCAGGTTGTCGGCGACGACGAAGCCGAGCATCGACGCCGTGAACAGGCCGAGCCCGGCGTAGTAGCGCGGCAGGCCCGTCTCGCCCTCGTCGTTCATGTAGCCGAGCGAGAACACGTGCACGAGCAGCGCGACGAGCGTCACGATGACGAGCATGAGCGCCGACAGCGGGTCGACGAGGAGCCCGAAGGAGAGCTCGACGTCCGTCGGGCCGATCCCGCCGGCGCTCGCCCACGTGTAGATGGTTCGGTTCGCCGCCGCGCCGCCCGCGACCGTCGCGAGCACCCACAGCGAGAGCAGGAACGAGCCCGCCGTCGCCGCGATGCCGCCGAACGCGCCTCCCTTGGGGAGGTACTTGCCGGCGCCGAGCGCGATCAGGAACGAGAAGAACGGGAGGAGTACGATCGCCGGAACGTATGAGAACACGTCTATCATGTTACCACCTCATCTCCGTTGGGACGGTCACGTCGGTGACCCCGAAGTTGCGGTACAGCACCAGGATGATGCCGATACCGATCGCGACCTCCGCGGCGGCGAGCGCGATGACGAACAGCGCGAACACCTGCCCCGTGAGGTCGCCGTAGTACAGCGCGAAGGCGACGAAGTTGATGTTCGCCGCGTTCATCATGAGCTCGACGCTCATCAGGAAGTACAGCGCGTCGCGCCGCGTGAGTATGCCGAACAGGCCGATACAGAAGACGGCGGCCGAGAGCAGCAGGTACCACTCCGGCGGGATCGAGGAGGCGACGGCGGTCACTGCCGCTCACCTCCGTCGGTGAACGCCTGCCCCACCGCGGCGATGATCGAGCCGCCCTCCTCGCGTTTCGCCAGGTACACCGCGCCGTCGACGGCGACGTCGAGGGCGACCGCGGCGATCAGGAACGCGGCGAGGAACCCCTCGGAGGGGATCGTCGCGACGTCGTACTCGCCGAGGTTGAAGAGGGCGTACCCGATGTTGTGGACGACAGACGCGTCGGCCGGGAAGCCGGCTCCCGCCGACGCGAAGTCGGCCGAAAGCGCCGTCAGGGCCATCGTGGCGAAGAGAAGCCCGACCACAGCGGCGGGGACGACGCGTCCGCCCCGGCCCGAGTCGTCGTCGCTCATGCGCTATTCACCTCCGTTTCCGTGTCCGATCGCGTGAGCATCACGGCGAACGTGACCAAGATCAGAACCCCGCCCACGTAGACGAGGATCTGCATGGCGGCGATGAACTCCGCCTGTAACATCACGTAGTGCACCGCGACGCTCGTCAGGGCTCCGCCCAGCAGCAGCGCGGCGTGGAACACGTCGCGCGCCAGGACGACCCCGAGGCCGAACGCCAGCGTGACCGCGGCGAACAGCCCGAACGCGATGGTAGCATAAACCATTGTGTTTGTCTCCTATGAGAGTCCCTTTGAAGATTTCGAGACGCGCCCGCTACTGGTAGTCGACCTCGCCGTCGCCCTCCCCGATCCACGCGCCGCGATCGGGGTTCCGGGACTCCAGCGGGTCGATTCCCTTGTACCACGGGACGTTCTTGAGCTGTTCTTTGTTGAACACGAAGTCGTCCTTCGTGTCCGCGGTGAACTCGAAGTTCTGCGTCAACAGGATGGCGTCGACGGGGCAGACCTCCTCGCAGAGCCGGCAGTAGATGCACTGCCCGATGTGGAGGTTGTACTGCTCCCCGTTGCGCTGGTCGTCCTGCACGATCTGGATCGTGTCGTTCGGACAGACGTTCTCGCACTGGCGGCACCAGATGCACCGCTCCTGGCTGAACTTGTGGACCCCGCGGAAGCGCGGGCTCACCTCGGGCGCGTCCTCCGGGTATTCCACCGTGAACGTCGACCCGTCCAGCGCGTGTTTCATCGTCGTCGCCATGGATTTCATGAGTCCGATCATGTTACGCGATCACCCCCACGATTACGGCCGTGAGCACCAGGTTCGCGAACGACAGCACCAGCATTCCCTTCCAGCCGATCTCGATCAGCTGGTCGATACGGACGCGCGGCA
Above is a window of Halorubrum depositum DNA encoding:
- a CDS encoding H/ACA ribonucleoprotein complex subunit GAR1: MRRVGTVVRTAGGLAIARGDRGEEPPRIGSAVVDESLSTVGRVVDVFGPVDRPYVAVTPNDGDGLAALVGGKLYAR
- a CDS encoding NADH-quinone oxidoreductase subunit N yields the protein MVNTLPQVTALLPVLLLGFTGLALLLVDTFRPDTRSNTSMAVVSALGALASLAATVWFVASGTGSGDTGGAILLFADAVKVDTMALFFTAIFASVTSLVVVAAHDYFHDHPNPATFYSLTLFAATGMSLLAVANSLAVVFVALEMVSLPSYVLVAFLKQNRGSVEAGLKYFLVGALSSAIFLFGISLVYAATGSLMLGEVAGVLGDIASDTDGIGSRSGIAGLGIVMILGGVAFKTASVPFHFWAPEAYEGAPAPVSAFLSSASKAAGFVVAFRVFTEAFPVGASLSANINWVLAFGILAAVTMTLGNFAAAVQEEVKRMLAYSSIGHAGYALIGVAALSADGSGNGAVMGAAMAHLLVYGFMNTGAFLFVAMAERWDVGRTFEDYAGLAERAPVASTAMAVFMFSLAGLPPFAGFFSKYFLFMGAIDNGFLWLAAIGAVNSVISLYYYSRVVKALFIDDPASPTALDAIDVRPTALYAAVVFAAVATVLLLPGFGPVIETAEAAASALF
- a CDS encoding complex I subunit 4 family protein — encoded protein: MIVEALIAVAFASALLVMLSPNEWAGRLAFALSLIPFLGSLYLWSGFDGSGNALTGGEIAYQTQIEWLEVGGRSVSWFVGLDGISLPLVVLTTFLVPLAILSAWTPIDLRQSQFYGLMLFMEANLLGVFTALDFFLWFVFWEAVLVPMYFLIGIWGGPRRKYAAIKFFVYTNAASLLMFIGFMSLVFALGDSVSSFALPEITAAIANGGLETWFGISPGRIAMVAFLAMFLGFAVKVPIVPFHTWLPDAHVEAPTPVSVLLAGVLLKMGTYALLRFNFTMLPEQASALAIPIAAIAVISVIYGAMLALAQKDLKRIVAYSSVSSMGYVILGLIVFTEYGVGGATFQMVAHGLISGLMFMAVGVVYNATHTRMVGDMAGMADRMPVTVGILVAGAFGYMGLPLMAGFAGEFFIFVGSFSAPALPYAPLFTALAMFGIVIVAGYLLSAMQSTLFGPFELATDYDVGPAPFHDVAPLAVLLVAIIVLGVAPDIFFEMIRDAAVPVVEGVSVDG
- the nuoL gene encoding NADH-quinone oxidoreductase subunit L, whose protein sequence is MIDVFSYVPAIVLLPFFSFLIALGAGKYLPKGGAFGGIAATAGSFLLSLWVLATVAGGAAANRTIYTWASAGGIGPTDVELSFGLLVDPLSALMLVIVTLVALLVHVFSLGYMNDEGETGLPRYYAGLGLFTASMLGFVVADNLLMAFMFFELVGLCSYLLIGFHFREPGPPSAAKKAFLVTRFGDYFFLVGVVAVIGTFGTAQFAGPESFPALAEAALAGEGSVAWTPGGVELQTWLTVVGLLVLGGVVGKSAQFPLHTWLPDAMEGPTPVSALIHAATMVAAGVYLVARMYGFYALTPTTLAVIAFIGGFTALFAATMGVVKDELKQVLAYSTISQYGYMMLALGAGGYVAAVFHLTTHAFFKALLFLGAGAVIIAMHHNEDMWDMGGLKSKMPVTYYTFLAGSLALAGIFPFAGFWSKDEILYEALVHAPGEPLLFGGYLMGLLAVPVTAFYTFRMVFLTFHGEPRSDTARDPEPVRWNVKGPLAVLGSLAVVTGLINMVPVQKVLGLEGIDLLHRWLDNEWGGIEGLSSHHYGDIGPYSSEYIVGGEVATVLVGAAVSLGLALTGLLVAWRLYNVPSPTEHTAKLGGIKDVLYNNYYLDELQVWLAYRTEDVAGGADTFDQGIVDGVVNGVSSVSLIGGDRIRKLQNGVVSQYAALLTLGLVALILVLGATGGWFL
- the nuoK gene encoding NADH-quinone oxidoreductase subunit NuoK, with amino-acid sequence MTAVASSIPPEWYLLLSAAVFCIGLFGILTRRDALYFLMSVELMMNAANINFVAFALYYGDLTGQVFALFVIALAAAEVAIGIGIILVLYRNFGVTDVTVPTEMRW
- a CDS encoding NADH-quinone oxidoreductase subunit J encodes the protein MVYATIAFGLFAAVTLAFGLGVVLARDVFHAALLLGGALTSVAVHYVMLQAEFIAAMQILVYVGGVLILVTFAVMLTRSDTETEVNSA